The following proteins are encoded in a genomic region of Aquifex aeolicus VF5:
- a CDS encoding HlyD family secretion protein: MAEFEDAHLRKTYRLKIPAKVSIDGKEYKVLDWSYEGFRIEKSKEDVFEKDKVYKVKFILPFASFNVAINAEAINKWSSEDQAGFEFKELPDEAKEILKKYVQAYIEGRLEEFGEFLSTAERLMVPPPIEEPLTEEEERRLNRKLFIAILVYLLIALALAFGLYLVFWATPKAYSVDAFYSGNVVSLITPWEAILEKVYVKEGDEVRKNQVLFKTSRIEDEKDGYGGVGVRILRDRAAILREIEKTKNKIALLDERIKATRFRLRSLKVELEKAKSAFELGYISRSVYEDKENEYKELLLSLRELEKEKSADERYLAFLYTLLKELGSFYAGGGGGDEEDNFEIYRAPFDGIVLSVYYLEGQILTPGMPVMVIESLEKKGYVIARFKKRDVLYINVGDKARVYFPSIEKTVEGKVIAIGKKALGDESMISESEEYALPDVPVKIELFEYPQELHHGIKAEVEITPKHYEPYIIRYIKRFF; the protein is encoded by the coding sequence ATGGCTGAATTTGAGGACGCCCACCTCCGAAAAACTTACAGATTAAAAATACCTGCAAAAGTCTCAATTGACGGAAAGGAGTACAAAGTCCTCGACTGGTCCTACGAAGGTTTCAGGATAGAGAAAAGTAAGGAGGATGTATTTGAAAAAGACAAAGTTTACAAAGTAAAGTTCATACTTCCCTTTGCAAGTTTCAACGTTGCCATAAATGCTGAAGCTATAAACAAGTGGAGCAGTGAAGATCAGGCTGGTTTTGAGTTTAAGGAACTGCCCGATGAAGCCAAAGAGATTTTAAAGAAGTATGTACAGGCTTACATAGAGGGGAGGTTGGAAGAATTCGGTGAATTCCTGAGTACCGCTGAACGCCTTATGGTCCCACCGCCTATAGAGGAACCTTTAACGGAAGAAGAGGAAAGAAGGCTAAACAGGAAGTTATTTATAGCGATACTTGTATACCTTTTAATAGCCTTAGCCCTTGCTTTCGGGCTTTACCTCGTATTCTGGGCTACGCCGAAAGCTTACAGTGTTGATGCGTTTTATTCGGGAAACGTAGTTTCTCTAATCACGCCTTGGGAGGCAATCCTCGAAAAGGTTTACGTGAAGGAAGGGGACGAAGTAAGGAAAAATCAAGTACTTTTTAAGACCTCAAGGATAGAGGATGAAAAGGACGGATACGGGGGTGTTGGTGTTAGGATACTGAGAGACAGGGCTGCCATACTAAGGGAAATTGAGAAGACTAAGAATAAGATAGCCCTGCTTGATGAAAGGATAAAAGCCACTAGATTCCGCCTAAGAAGTTTAAAAGTAGAACTTGAAAAAGCAAAAAGCGCCTTTGAGCTCGGGTACATAAGCAGGAGTGTGTACGAAGATAAAGAAAATGAGTATAAAGAGCTTCTCCTGTCCTTAAGGGAGTTGGAAAAAGAAAAGAGTGCCGACGAGAGGTATCTGGCTTTCTTATACACACTCCTTAAGGAGCTGGGCAGCTTTTACGCGGGTGGCGGAGGAGGGGATGAAGAGGACAACTTTGAGATTTACAGGGCTCCCTTTGACGGGATAGTGCTTTCGGTTTACTACTTGGAAGGACAGATTCTCACACCGGGTATGCCCGTTATGGTGATAGAGAGTTTAGAGAAAAAGGGCTACGTAATTGCGAGGTTTAAAAAGAGGGATGTACTTTACATAAACGTAGGGGATAAAGCTCGTGTCTACTTCCCGAGTATAGAAAAGACCGTGGAAGGCAAAGTAATTGCCATAGGTAAGAAGGCTCTGGGAGACGAGAGTATGATATCGGAAAGTGAAGAGTACGCCCTTCCGGACGTTCCCGTGAAGATAGAACTTTTCGAGTATCCTCAGGAGCTACACCACGGGATAAAAGCGGAGGTGGAGATAACACCGAAGCATTACGAGCCCTATATTATCAGATATATAAAGAGGTTCTTCTGA
- a CDS encoding SPOR domain-containing protein — translation MRKRVLLSLLLLLITISVARSENYYCVQVASSEKLEDLIPLFEKFKNMDNVRIEKIGGFYTLRIGFYLNKSDVLKILPEIKEKYRDAFVRVCEYDLSRVVFPKPEKVITLEQQEIEESKTTKENFLMLLEKNIEELKKLTEIIARGNTTKVKPFEKLESTVVEMYKQKEKSYKRAFPLYINGEFRYRGKALTGENLLGDKWYSYLGLKLSFFRRGFADFKYEKERAKFAKLFSEFDIQKEYTYLLAFQSQEEVFLKGLKYELGVVESEKNKTLSLLKDWVKFTESYDKSLGFPYRELIKKEELEGIESVSNGFFLKPMKINVEEFMKYYEKRKKDVEEYLKKFEIKTTDKWFYLRHTDLDVFARYYFAGKDGNTRDFWALGLRFELPIPYIITDLGKVDKLEILSFKERARLSYATTYSFLFDYISRINRNYSNIVNHLEQINVNFLEIEREIYFWKNGLREANYTLILRNLLDTYHRLEQLIYLKYINYVYIQKLIYFMDIKEEEIIRRILDG, via the coding sequence ATGAGAAAAAGGGTGCTTCTTTCTCTATTACTTTTGTTAATAACCATATCCGTTGCAAGATCAGAAAATTACTACTGCGTTCAAGTAGCTTCTTCCGAAAAATTAGAAGATCTAATACCTTTGTTTGAAAAATTTAAAAACATGGACAACGTAAGAATTGAAAAAATAGGTGGATTTTACACCCTCAGAATAGGGTTTTACTTAAATAAGAGTGACGTTTTAAAAATTTTGCCCGAAATAAAGGAGAAATATAGAGATGCTTTTGTAAGAGTGTGCGAATATGACCTAAGTAGGGTTGTATTTCCCAAGCCTGAAAAGGTGATAACCCTCGAGCAACAGGAAATTGAAGAAAGTAAAACTACAAAGGAAAACTTCTTAATGCTTCTTGAAAAGAATATAGAGGAGCTGAAGAAATTAACTGAAATTATTGCAAGAGGGAACACCACAAAAGTTAAGCCCTTTGAAAAGTTAGAGAGCACCGTTGTAGAGATGTACAAACAGAAAGAAAAGAGTTACAAGAGAGCCTTTCCTCTGTATATAAACGGAGAGTTCAGGTACAGGGGAAAGGCTTTAACGGGGGAAAATCTCCTGGGGGACAAGTGGTACAGTTATTTGGGACTTAAACTTTCCTTCTTCAGGAGGGGATTTGCAGACTTTAAGTACGAAAAGGAAAGAGCAAAGTTTGCAAAACTATTTTCCGAATTTGACATACAAAAGGAGTACACCTACTTACTGGCTTTTCAGAGTCAGGAAGAGGTATTTTTAAAAGGACTGAAGTACGAACTGGGAGTTGTAGAAAGTGAAAAGAATAAAACCTTAAGTTTATTAAAGGACTGGGTGAAATTTACGGAAAGCTACGATAAAAGTTTGGGATTTCCTTACAGAGAACTGATAAAAAAGGAGGAATTAGAGGGAATAGAGAGTGTAAGTAACGGCTTCTTTTTAAAGCCAATGAAGATAAACGTAGAGGAATTTATGAAGTACTACGAAAAAAGGAAAAAGGATGTGGAGGAGTATCTGAAAAAGTTTGAAATAAAGACCACGGATAAGTGGTTTTACCTCAGACACACGGACCTTGATGTATTTGCAAGGTACTACTTCGCTGGAAAGGACGGAAACACCAGAGATTTCTGGGCATTAGGACTCAGGTTTGAACTGCCTATTCCTTATATAATTACGGACCTGGGTAAGGTTGATAAACTAGAAATTCTTTCCTTTAAAGAGCGTGCTCGTCTTTCGTATGCCACGACTTATTCCTTCCTTTTCGATTATATTTCAAGAATAAACAGGAATTATTCAAATATAGTTAACCATCTTGAGCAGATAAACGTGAATTTTTTAGAGATAGAAAGGGAAATTTACTTCTGGAAAAACGGCTTGAGAGAGGCAAATTACACGCTTATACTCAGGAACTTACTCGATACATACCACAGGCTTGAACAATTAATTTACCTCAAGTACATAAACTACGTCTATATACAGAAGTTAATCTACTTTATGGACATAAAAGAAGAAGAAATAATAAGGAGGATTTTGGATGGCTGA
- a CDS encoding Mov34/MPN/PAD-1 family protein, producing MLKVKKEVLEKMIKQAERDYPYETCGLLIGKSEGGIRIAYEAFETPNANPDRKHDRYEIAPKDYMRAEDYAISKGMEIVGVYHSHPDHPDRPSQFDLQRAFPDLSYIIFSVQKGKVASYRSWELKGDKFEEEEVEVFE from the coding sequence ATGCTCAAGGTAAAAAAAGAAGTCCTTGAGAAAATGATAAAGCAGGCGGAAAGGGATTACCCTTACGAGACGTGCGGGTTGCTGATAGGAAAGTCAGAAGGAGGTATAAGGATAGCTTACGAGGCTTTTGAAACCCCTAATGCGAACCCCGATAGAAAACACGACAGGTACGAAATAGCTCCAAAGGACTACATGAGGGCGGAAGATTACGCAATTTCAAAAGGTATGGAAATAGTAGGTGTTTATCACTCTCATCCGGACCACCCCGACAGACCTTCTCAGTTTGATCTGCAAAGGGCATTTCCCGACCTGTCCTACATAATTTTCTCAGTCCAGAAGGGAAAAGTAGCCTCTTACAGGAGCTGGGAACTGAAAGGTGATAAGTTCGAGGAAGAAGAGGTAGAGGTTTTCGAGTAA
- a CDS encoding uracil-DNA glycosylase family protein: protein MGLKETIKALESIGITEIYLNRKMEEKKEDKFILLKNLYEEWKDCTRCDLHKSRTRVVPGDGNPYSLLVFVGEAPGEEEDRQGKPFVGRAGQLLNRLIEEVLGMKREDVYITNVCKCRPPQNRKPTPIEMRACFPYLKKEIEIIQPKVICCLGATAGEGILGKSLRITKVRGQVFPYPYNPRIKVFLTYHPAYVLRNPKEETTIIKDFEKLKELLTQE from the coding sequence ATGGGACTGAAGGAAACGATAAAAGCCCTGGAAAGCATAGGGATAACGGAAATATACTTAAACAGGAAAATGGAAGAAAAGAAAGAGGATAAGTTTATCCTTCTAAAAAACCTCTACGAAGAGTGGAAAGACTGCACGAGGTGTGACCTTCACAAGAGCAGAACAAGAGTAGTTCCCGGAGACGGGAATCCTTACAGTCTTCTAGTCTTTGTGGGAGAGGCACCTGGTGAGGAAGAAGACAGACAGGGAAAACCTTTTGTAGGGAGAGCCGGGCAACTTTTGAATAGACTCATAGAGGAAGTTCTTGGAATGAAAAGGGAAGATGTTTACATAACGAATGTGTGCAAGTGCAGACCTCCCCAAAACAGAAAGCCAACGCCTATAGAAATGAGGGCATGTTTCCCTTACTTAAAAAAGGAAATTGAAATAATACAGCCTAAAGTTATTTGCTGTCTCGGAGCTACAGCAGGTGAAGGAATTCTAGGAAAGAGCTTAAGAATTACTAAAGTGAGAGGGCAGGTATTCCCTTATCCATACAATCCGAGGATAAAAGTCTTCTTAACTTACCACCCTGCCTACGTCCTTAGAAATCCGAAGGAAGAAACCACGATAATAAAGGACTTTGAAAAACTCAAAGAACTCCTCACTCAAGAATAG
- a CDS encoding SurA N-terminal domain-containing protein, with product MAELYYGVKDRKELLNRLIEINLIYQFLVQKGIDIPDEKVDEIVQQIAKANGMTPQELARELSKYGLTLQDFREFVKKELIATEGLREYLRRKVELSEIELELAKLKEGKVKTKKRIELVTILKDKGKELLREIESGNLNLKELAEKLGGEYQSLEVEKGDLIKELDEQVWKSKEGDVIFAEDKDQIYVVKVGKILTEVSGVNEEELKRKILAKKFQEEYEKLLKELKKNSVITILE from the coding sequence ATGGCAGAGCTTTATTACGGGGTTAAGGATAGAAAAGAACTCCTGAACCGACTAATAGAAATAAACCTGATTTATCAGTTCTTGGTACAGAAGGGAATAGACATTCCAGACGAAAAGGTTGACGAAATAGTACAGCAGATAGCGAAGGCAAACGGTATGACGCCTCAGGAACTAGCCCGGGAACTTTCGAAGTATGGTTTGACCCTGCAGGACTTCAGGGAATTCGTAAAGAAAGAACTCATAGCAACAGAGGGGCTGAGGGAGTACTTGAGGAGAAAAGTGGAGCTTTCGGAAATAGAACTCGAACTTGCAAAGCTCAAGGAGGGAAAAGTAAAGACTAAGAAGAGGATAGAACTTGTAACAATCCTGAAGGACAAGGGAAAGGAGCTGTTAAGAGAGATAGAAAGCGGAAATCTTAACTTAAAGGAACTCGCTGAAAAGCTCGGTGGTGAGTACCAATCTCTGGAAGTGGAAAAGGGAGACCTTATTAAGGAGCTTGATGAACAGGTCTGGAAATCGAAGGAAGGTGATGTAATATTTGCTGAGGATAAAGATCAGATATACGTGGTTAAAGTGGGAAAAATTTTAACGGAAGTTTCAGGAGTAAACGAGGAGGAACTCAAGAGGAAAATCCTCGCCAAAAAATTCCAGGAGGAGTATGAAAAGTTATTAAAGGAACTGAAGAAGAACTCGGTAATAACTATTCTTGAGTGA
- a CDS encoding peptidylprolyl isomerase, which translates to MKKPILVILFFIGFIFSQIVAEVDGYKVTKEELDTLFHVFWKRITHLSSAKPTQEDKRIFLIDYVADLLILKEAKKMGIEVSEKEINDFIRKYVGRKIKEKSVINAVKAEILVEKLVDKLMKEQELNPSEDILRAYYEFYKREFYRPSSVKLLGIYVKSKKEAERISQILKQGEVPSTEDVKVSKPLWYSIPTLPKYIRRNFRTLSVGEVSKPIKINDGYLVFKILDKKPAGFIPFERAKSLVKKMYLKEKRKEVFKKWLSEVLKKYQVRSTGKTCNTFISRFFFRKVNRQGCSFG; encoded by the coding sequence ATGAAAAAGCCTATTCTTGTTATTTTGTTTTTTATCGGATTTATCTTTTCCCAAATAGTCGCGGAAGTAGACGGTTATAAAGTTACTAAAGAAGAGCTGGATACACTCTTCCATGTTTTCTGGAAAAGGATAACTCATCTGTCCTCTGCAAAACCTACACAGGAAGACAAGAGAATTTTCCTCATAGATTACGTTGCAGATCTCTTGATACTAAAAGAGGCAAAAAAAATGGGAATTGAAGTGTCTGAAAAGGAAATTAACGATTTTATTAGAAAGTATGTGGGTAGAAAAATAAAGGAAAAAAGTGTTATAAATGCGGTGAAAGCCGAAATTTTAGTGGAAAAGCTGGTGGATAAACTTATGAAAGAGCAGGAACTAAATCCCAGTGAAGATATTCTGAGGGCATACTATGAGTTTTACAAAAGGGAGTTTTACAGACCATCAAGTGTAAAACTGCTCGGAATTTATGTGAAAAGTAAAAAAGAAGCTGAAAGAATTTCCCAAATTTTAAAACAGGGTGAGGTTCCCTCTACGGAGGATGTTAAGGTTTCTAAACCGCTGTGGTATTCTATACCTACACTTCCAAAGTATATAAGGAGGAACTTCAGAACCTTAAGTGTAGGAGAGGTCTCAAAACCTATAAAGATAAACGACGGTTACTTGGTTTTTAAAATACTGGACAAGAAGCCTGCGGGGTTTATTCCCTTTGAAAGGGCAAAAAGTTTGGTGAAAAAGATGTACTTAAAGGAAAAACGTAAGGAGGTTTTTAAGAAATGGCTTTCAGAGGTTCTGAAAAAGTACCAAGTAAGGTCTACTGGGAAAACTTGTAATACTTTTATTTCTCGCTTTTTCTTTCGGAAAGTTAATAGACAAGGTTGTAGCTTCGGTTAA
- a CDS encoding ArnT family glycosyltransferase: MKKDLFLISLVSFVFFIFGNWILSLTSLDEGRNFYATLHMLRTGDFIVPYYNCNYRFEKPPMLYWLGSLSFLIFGISEFSARLISGLSAFGTTLLIYFITLKHVSREKALLSALTFPLFIHTWIESRAYVPEFTLVFFSTLGVYLFSIDRFTLGWTALALAFLTKGPVGVILPIGIYLLWRRDLKFLNFKGVLLFILIGFSWYFLMIYKFGFNFFFKFFIFENIYRFTGTYQIHNMPIYFYPLVILVSSILFLPVFLKILKDFDKRLLPFAGWFLLVLVFYSLSKNKLHHYILFSYPALSVIIGFYLTKRYIKYAYIVGSFLLLILMFGVYIYEQKRFTPKAVDFLKNSEPQKLYFYKHENSAIVAYLYRCITKENKFKKGDYVITKKKYLRDFKNYKLLIEGLEFEGKEVLIKVE, translated from the coding sequence ATGAAAAAGGATCTTTTCCTTATTTCGCTCGTTTCTTTTGTATTCTTCATTTTCGGAAACTGGATTTTATCCTTGACTTCCCTTGACGAAGGGAGAAACTTTTACGCCACACTTCACATGTTAAGGACCGGTGATTTCATAGTTCCATACTATAACTGTAACTACAGATTTGAAAAGCCTCCTATGCTTTACTGGCTGGGAAGTTTAAGCTTTTTAATTTTCGGCATTTCTGAATTCTCCGCCAGATTAATTTCCGGACTTTCTGCTTTTGGCACAACGCTTCTTATTTATTTCATAACTTTAAAACACGTTTCAAGGGAAAAAGCTTTACTTTCCGCTCTTACATTTCCTCTATTTATTCACACGTGGATAGAGTCAAGGGCTTACGTCCCAGAATTTACCCTCGTATTTTTCTCCACTTTAGGAGTTTACTTATTTTCAATAGATAGGTTCACTCTCGGATGGACAGCCTTGGCCTTAGCGTTTTTAACAAAAGGGCCTGTAGGCGTTATCCTACCAATAGGAATTTATCTCCTCTGGAGGAGAGATTTAAAGTTCTTGAATTTTAAGGGAGTACTGCTTTTTATTTTGATAGGATTTTCTTGGTACTTTTTAATGATTTACAAGTTTGGTTTCAATTTCTTCTTTAAGTTTTTCATATTTGAAAACATTTACAGATTTACAGGAACCTATCAAATCCACAACATGCCCATTTACTTTTATCCTTTAGTGATTTTAGTTTCATCTATTTTATTTTTACCTGTTTTTCTAAAAATTCTTAAAGATTTTGATAAAAGACTTCTTCCTTTCGCAGGATGGTTTCTCTTGGTTTTAGTGTTTTACTCACTTTCTAAAAATAAACTTCACCATTATATCTTATTTTCATACCCGGCACTATCCGTTATTATTGGTTTTTACTTAACAAAAAGGTACATAAAATATGCTTACATAGTTGGAAGTTTCTTATTATTAATACTGATGTTTGGAGTTTATATTTACGAACAGAAAAGGTTTACACCTAAGGCGGTAGACTTCTTGAAAAACAGCGAACCTCAAAAACTGTACTTTTACAAACATGAAAACTCGGCAATAGTAGCTTACCTTTACAGGTGTATAACAAAAGAAAATAAATTTAAGAAAGGTGATTACGTAATCACCAAGAAAAAATATTTAAGGGATTTTAAGAATTACAAATTACTGATTGAAGGATTGGAATTTGAGGGAAAGGAAGTTTTAATAAAAGTTGAATAA
- the galU gene encoding UTP--glucose-1-phosphate uridylyltransferase GalU, protein MREIRKVVLPVAGWGTRFLPATKAMPKEMLPIIDKPIIQFIVESFINIGIENIIFVTGRHKKAIEDHFDHNHELEEHLKKAGKEKLLREVVKISSLINPIYVRQKEQLGLGHAVLMAEPAVSQEPFFVALGDIIVENEEEELKKMIHLFRKFGNSIVALMEVPKEEVSKYGIAKVKKLDEETYIIVDLVEKPSPEEAPSNLAIVGRYIFTPTIFEKLKVTKPGKGGEIQLTDAMRLLLEEEAIYACKVNNTVYDTGNPKDYLKTVISFALRREDINGELIEFIRGLIKEEPKKEKAK, encoded by the coding sequence ATGAGAGAAATTAGAAAGGTTGTTCTTCCCGTTGCGGGGTGGGGAACGAGGTTTTTGCCTGCTACAAAGGCAATGCCTAAGGAAATGCTCCCCATAATTGACAAACCAATAATCCAGTTCATAGTCGAATCCTTTATCAACATAGGTATTGAAAACATCATTTTCGTCACAGGTAGACACAAGAAAGCGATAGAGGATCACTTTGACCACAACCACGAGCTGGAAGAGCACTTAAAAAAAGCTGGAAAAGAGAAATTACTGAGAGAAGTTGTAAAAATTTCGAGCCTTATTAACCCGATTTACGTAAGGCAAAAAGAGCAATTAGGACTCGGACATGCCGTTCTCATGGCTGAACCAGCCGTATCACAGGAACCCTTCTTTGTTGCCTTAGGAGACATAATCGTGGAGAACGAAGAGGAAGAACTTAAAAAGATGATACATTTGTTCAGGAAGTTCGGAAACTCAATCGTAGCATTGATGGAAGTTCCAAAGGAAGAAGTCTCAAAGTACGGTATAGCAAAAGTAAAAAAATTGGACGAAGAAACTTATATAATTGTAGATCTGGTCGAAAAACCCTCTCCCGAAGAGGCTCCTTCCAACCTTGCGATAGTTGGAAGGTACATATTCACACCTACCATTTTTGAAAAACTAAAGGTTACAAAGCCAGGTAAAGGAGGAGAGATACAGTTAACCGACGCCATGAGACTCTTACTTGAGGAGGAGGCGATATACGCCTGCAAGGTTAATAACACGGTATACGACACGGGAAATCCTAAAGATTATCTGAAAACGGTTATATCCTTTGCTTTAAGAAGGGAAGATATAAACGGTGAACTTATCGAGTTTATTAGAGGATTGATTAAAGAAGAACCAAAAAAAGAAAAGGCTAAATGA
- the lpxE gene encoding lipid A 1-phosphatase LpxE translates to MVIEDFALNLELFRLINNARHPLLDVFFTHFAYLGSGYVLFPLLIFLFIFRKEKVKPLILAIILETVLVISLKTFFNQPRPAILLEDVNLLFPLHWRSFPSGDTAMAFTIATVLSHGEKLHIKAILFLYAFLIGYERIYAGVHFPLDVFVGALIGIICGIISLKYSKGGVYERN, encoded by the coding sequence ATGGTAATAGAAGACTTTGCTCTAAACCTTGAACTTTTTCGTTTGATAAACAATGCGAGGCATCCACTTCTGGACGTTTTCTTTACTCACTTTGCTTACCTCGGTTCGGGCTATGTACTGTTTCCTTTATTAATCTTTCTTTTTATTTTCAGAAAGGAAAAAGTAAAGCCTTTGATTTTAGCGATAATTTTGGAAACAGTTTTAGTGATCTCTCTAAAAACATTTTTCAACCAGCCGAGACCTGCAATTTTACTCGAGGATGTAAACTTACTTTTTCCTTTACACTGGCGTTCCTTTCCCTCAGGAGACACCGCTATGGCTTTTACGATAGCAACTGTACTGTCACATGGTGAAAAACTCCATATAAAGGCAATACTCTTCTTATACGCTTTCCTAATAGGGTATGAGAGGATTTACGCGGGTGTTCACTTTCCTCTGGACGTTTTTGTAGGAGCTCTGATTGGAATTATTTGCGGTATTATTTCTTTAAAATATTCCAAGGGAGGTGTGTATGAGAGAAATTAG
- a CDS encoding riboflavin synthase → MFTGLVEDLGKVKNLTLSSKGAKLSVETKLEDVKLGDSVSVNGACLTVVDIKSSTLTFDVSPETLKRTNLGKLKTGDYVNLERALRVGERLGGHIVQGHVDFTAPVKSFNFLGEHYELVIEIPEEWSIYVVEKGSIALDGISLTVNYVKENKVFINIIPHTYKSTNLQFKKVGDLLNVETDILGKYVINYLNKLKKKEDIFKEFLKW, encoded by the coding sequence ATGTTCACGGGATTAGTAGAGGACTTAGGGAAGGTAAAGAACTTAACCTTGAGTTCTAAAGGGGCTAAACTGAGCGTTGAGACTAAATTAGAGGACGTAAAGTTAGGGGACAGCGTTTCAGTAAACGGAGCTTGCCTCACCGTCGTGGACATTAAAAGCTCTACCTTAACCTTTGACGTTTCTCCCGAAACGCTGAAAAGGACAAACCTAGGAAAATTAAAAACGGGGGATTACGTAAACCTTGAGAGGGCTTTGAGGGTAGGAGAGCGACTCGGCGGCCATATAGTCCAGGGACACGTTGACTTCACAGCTCCTGTAAAATCCTTCAACTTTTTAGGAGAACACTACGAACTCGTAATTGAGATACCGGAGGAGTGGAGCATCTACGTAGTTGAAAAGGGTTCAATTGCCTTAGACGGTATAAGCCTCACCGTAAACTACGTAAAAGAAAACAAAGTGTTCATAAATATCATTCCCCACACCTACAAAAGCACAAACCTGCAGTTCAAAAAGGTTGGGGATCTTCTGAATGTAGAAACGGACATTCTCGGAAAGTACGTAATAAATTACCTGAACAAATTAAAGAAAAAGGAAGACATTTTTAAAGAATTCCTAAAATGGTAA
- a CDS encoding ATP-dependent 6-phosphofructokinase, whose translation MRIGILTAGGDAPGMNAVIRAVVRSAEREGHEVIGIKRGYKGLIEGDFIKLTSRDVGGILDRGGTILLSSRDPRYKKLEYREKAYKNLNEQGIEALIILGGEGTLAGAKLTAEETGIPVIGVPCTIDNDVGGTEYCIGYDTALRNAVDAIDKIRDTASSHERIFIVEVMGRNRGFIAVEAGLATGAELILIPEERFPREQIPEEIEKAKKLGKLHFIIVLAEGYCRAKELEDFLLEKIGDKYGEIRSTVLGHIQRGGIPTHFDRIMGTKFGVVAYESLIAGERSGFVAYEKGKFYIEDFEKAQEYKPIDREAYKLNTRLAI comes from the coding sequence ATGAGGATAGGAATTCTTACCGCCGGGGGTGACGCCCCCGGTATGAATGCCGTAATCAGGGCTGTTGTGAGGAGCGCCGAAAGGGAAGGACACGAAGTAATCGGCATAAAGAGAGGCTATAAAGGATTAATAGAAGGAGATTTTATTAAACTCACCTCCAGAGACGTGGGGGGAATTCTGGACAGGGGAGGAACAATACTCCTGTCCTCAAGGGACCCCAGATACAAAAAACTCGAGTACAGGGAGAAGGCTTATAAAAACCTAAATGAACAGGGTATAGAGGCTTTAATAATTCTCGGGGGTGAGGGAACACTTGCGGGTGCAAAACTCACCGCGGAAGAAACGGGAATTCCAGTAATAGGCGTTCCCTGTACCATAGACAACGACGTTGGTGGAACTGAGTACTGCATAGGCTACGACACAGCCCTCAGGAACGCCGTTGACGCGATAGACAAGATAAGGGACACCGCAAGCTCTCACGAGAGGATTTTCATAGTAGAGGTTATGGGAAGAAACAGAGGGTTTATAGCAGTTGAGGCTGGACTCGCCACGGGTGCTGAACTCATACTCATTCCCGAAGAGAGATTCCCGAGGGAACAAATCCCCGAGGAGATAGAAAAGGCTAAGAAACTGGGGAAACTCCACTTCATAATAGTCCTCGCAGAAGGATATTGCCGTGCAAAGGAACTGGAAGACTTCCTTCTGGAAAAGATCGGTGATAAGTACGGGGAGATACGCTCAACCGTTCTGGGACATATCCAGAGAGGAGGAATACCAACCCACTTTGACAGGATAATGGGAACAAAGTTCGGAGTTGTGGCTTATGAGAGTCTCATCGCAGGAGAACGCTCAGGATTTGTTGCCTACGAAAAGGGCAAGTTTTACATAGAGGACTTCGAAAAAGCTCAGGAATACAAACCAATAGACAGGGAAGCTTACAAACTAAACACGAGACTGGCTATATAA